A single Bufo bufo chromosome 6, aBufBuf1.1, whole genome shotgun sequence DNA region contains:
- the ARL5C gene encoding putative ADP-ribosylation factor-like protein 5C, whose translation MGQLFTKLMSIFGNKEHKVIIVGLDNAGKTTILYQFLMNEVVHTAPTIGSNVEEIVLRNTHFLMWDIGGQETLRATWNSYYSNTEFVILVIDSTDRERLPETRDELYKMLAHEDLQNAAVLIFANKQDVKNSMSASEISTMLALSAIKDRAWHIQGCCALTGEGLPAGLDWLKSRVTAN comes from the exons ATGGGACAACTGTTCACTAAACTTATGAGCATCTTCGGCAATAAAG AGCACAAAGTGATCATTGTAGGACTGGACAATGCTGGGAAGACCACCATCCTGTACCAATT TCTCATGAATGAAGTTGTTCATACAGCGCCCACTATTGGCAGTAATGTGGAAGAAATTGTCCTGCGGAACACACACTTCCTGATGTGGGATATTGGGGGACAGGAGACCCTTCGAGCAACATGGAACAGTTACTACTCAAATACTGAG TTTGTCATTTTGGTGATTGACAGCACTGATCGAGAACGTTTGCCGGAAACGCGGGATGAACTGTACAAGATGCTGGCACATGAG GACCTGCAGAACGCGGCCGTTCTAATCTTTGCCAACAAACAGGATGTAAAGAACTCCATGTCGGCATCAGAGATCTCTACCATGTTGGCACTTAGTGCCATAAAAGACAGAGCCTGGCACATTCAGGGTTGCTGTGCACTTACTGGAGAAGG GCTGCCTGCTGGATTAGACTGGCTGAAGTCTCGGGTTACCGCTAACTGA